The genome window AACGCTGGGCATGATCATGTGTTATCCGACCACTCTAATGAACAAGCTCGCTTTGCCAACGTTCACCAAATTGTTTGAACTTCGGAACTGGAGCCTGATTAAGTATAATCTTCAACATTGGAAAGAGTTCTATTCCATGGTGACATTAAAAGAAGCGAAGAACGACGAATACCACATCGGGACATTGGCTACCTTGCCTGAGAGCAGAGGACTTGGTGTAGGGACACAGCTCATTCAATTTGCAGAGGAGCAAGCTGTAATACAAGGTTTCTCCAAGTCTTCACTTACAGTTAAAAGAGAAAATCTACTAGCTATTAAACTGTATGAACGTCTGGGATACCAGAGAGTGGGGGAAATCAACAAACCTTCGCTTTCCCTGTACCGAATGTCCAAAATACTGGTATAGTGTTTCTCTAATACGAATAGATAAAGAAATGGCAGATTCATATACTTAAGCACACATTGGAATATTCGATGGTGTGGGATGCAGGGACGCTTATTGCGTTCCTTTTGTAGTTTTAAGATCATTTTACAAAAAAAGATACTTGACTTTCAGTGGTGTTTAAGCAGGTACTTGACAGGGGTGTGGTATAGTATAAAAAGTTCTTTTAATGAAGAAAGACGGAGAAATATATAATGCGGGGTGTAACCAGTGTATCAATATAAGGACCAGGAATATGAGGCAGTACATTTTGAGGGGCGTGATCTGCGCTATGGAGAACTTATAAGTTGTGTTTTTAAACAATGTACATTTATGAACGCTTCTATGGAAGAAATCGAAACAAGTAATTGCCGTTTCATTGAGTGTGACTTCAAAGGGGCTTCCATGAATGGATCAATTCATACAGAATCGGCTTTTGAAAATTGCTTATTTGGTGGTGCGAATCTATTTGCTTCCAAATTCAGTTCTTGCAAGATGACCGGATCGGACTTTTCGGGTGCGCAAATGGATGGCATTACACTAAGTCACGGCGATTGGTCTTATACGAATCTGAGACATACCCGATTAGGCAAACAGGACTTGCGAGGAATTCGTTTCTTTGAAGCTGACTTTACGGACACGGATTTCACCAAAGCGGATTTGAGAGACTGTGATCTTACCAGAGCCGTATTAAGCAGAGCCAAGCTGCAAGGGGCCGATCTAAGAGGGGCTAATCTGGAAGGTATCGATCTGAAATCACTGGATATCAAAGGGGTACGATTGGATCGTGAACAAGCCGTTCTGTTTGTGCGCTCGTATGGTGCGAAAGTAGATTGAGTTGAACATATGCAGCATGAAGCCGCCGTTAAGGCGGCTTTTTGACTATAAAGCTTTCACATTTAAGAAAATAGGAGGGAATAATAGATATAAACAAGAAGTAGTTAACATAAGTTTCAACTAAATGAAGTTTATCATGACCGTCACATTAATTATTATTGTTGCTGTTATTGTCTTTGGGCTTATAACGAAAGTAAAAGACAGAATCACTTGGTTTGGAGGATATTTTTTTGAAATTAATTAAAACATATGATGTGGAACTAAGTGAAGAATGGTCAACTCTTCTTCAGGAATTACTTGTTGCAAGCTTTCCAGAGGTTTATCCGAAAGACAGATTGTTCTTTAAGCAGATACCACAGAGTAGGGTATTGGCATTTACCCCAGATAACCAACTCGTTGGGCAAGTGGGACTGGATTACAGGATGATGAATTTAAATGGAACACCGATCAGAGTGATGGGGATCATCGATTTGTGTGTTTCTCCAGCTGCTCGCGCTCAAGGAATCGCTTCATTGTTAATTTCCGAAGTGGAGAGGATGGCTAAAGAGCGTGTTGATTTTGTCCTTTTATTTGCGGATCATGAGGAATTGTATCGCAAAAATGGATTCAAAACGGTAAGCAACACATGTACGTGGTTGAAAATTAATCATGAAACCTTAACCACAGTTGGAGTAGGGACTCAAAAGGTGGAGGGGTTAATGATTAAAGAGGTTGGAAGCCGGCTATGGGAAGAAGGAGAACTAGATTTCTTAGGATACTTATATTAATCAAGTTGGTTGTGCGATGAGGCTCTATCTGCTTTCTCGCCTTGACCCGTGTTGTTGTTCCATGTTAAGTTTTCTGTATTAAATTTTAAGCTTCGAAAGGGTGATAAAGGGATGACAGAATTAGAGGTTGTAGATGTTTATGTGGACCTGTCAACGAACTTGAACAATGGCATGGTTCACAATATAGCTAATCAGAATCCGACACTTTATCCTCCTATGCATAGATCTACTTGGCGCTGAAGGTTATATCGCCAGGTTTCTTTATCGTATAAGCGAATCTAAATTCTGATTATGTTCAAATATTAAAGTGAGGGAATCCATGCCAGGTTCAATGGTGAAATCCCGTCAGTTTACTTTTATATTTCACATAAAAAGGATGATCAGCATGTCTTTAATTAACGTTACCAACCTGACCTTTGCCTATGATGGCAGTTACGATAATATATTTGAAAATGTTAGTTTTCAGTTAGACTCCGATTGGAAATTGGGTTTTACCGGCAGGAACGGCAGAGGCAAAACGACATTCCTCAATCTGTTGCTCGGTAAATATGAATACAGCGGACATATCTCTGCGAATGTTAGCTTTGAATACTTTCCTTTCCAGGTAGAGAATAAGGAAGCCATGACAATCGATGTCATCGGCGAGATTCATCCTGAATATCTGCACTGGCAAGTTGTGCGCGAGTTTAACCTGTTGAAGGTGTCGGAAGATGTATTGTATCGGCCTTTCGACACGTTATCCAATGGAGAACAAACAAAGGTGATGCTGGCTGCCTTGTTTCTGAAGGACAATCGGTTTCTGCTTATTGATGAACCAACCAATCATCTTGATCTTCATGCGAGACAAATCGTAGGTGATTATCTCCGCAGCAAGAGTGGATTTATTTTGGTGTCTCATGATCGATCCTTCCTGGATCAAAGTGTAGACCACATCCTTTCCATCAATAAGAGTAACATCGAGATTCAGAAAGGCAATTTCTCCGCCTGGTGGGAAAATAAACGAAGACAGGATCAGTTTGAACTTGCGAGTAATGAGAAATTAAAGAAGGACATCAAACGTTTATCCGATTCAGCCAAACGGACCGGTGGATGGTCGCATGAAGTCGAAAAGACCAAAAATGGTACGAGAAATTCCGGTTCCAAGGTGGATAAAGGATATATTGGGCACAAGGCTGCCAAGATGATGAAACGTTCCAAAAATATTGAACAAAGGCAGCAATCTGCTATTCAAGAGAAATCCAAACTTCTCAAAAATATTGAGAGTGCAGAATCTCTGCAGATCCATCAGCTGGATTTTCACAAGAATGAACTTGTAGAATTGGAACATGTGTCGATATCGTACGGGGCCAATACGGTGTGCAAGGATGTCAGTATGACGGTTGAAAAAGGAGATCGTATTGCCCTTTACGGTAAAAATGGATCTGGCAAATCCAGCATTCTTAAACTGATCTGTGGTGAAGATATTGCTTACACAGGTCTTTTGCGTAAGGATCATCAGCTTAAAATCTCGTATGTGTCGCAGGACACGTCCGATCTCGAAGGCCAATTAGCTGAGTACGCGGCGATACAGGGGATAGATGAGAGCTTGTTTAAATCGATACTTCGAAAGTTGGATTTTTCCAGACTGCAATTGGACAAAGATATCTCAACGTTTAGTGCAGGTCAAAAAAAGAAAGTGCTCATTGCCAAAAGTCTGAGTGAGAGGGCTCATCTGCACATTTGGGATGAACCACTGAACTTTGTAGATGTCATCTCACGTATGCAGATCGAAGACCTGTTGCTGGAATATACACCGACCTTGCTTTTTGTGGAGCATGATCGTGAATTTTGTACCAATATTGCAACAAAAATTATTGAACTATAAGCAACAGCAACAGACTGCGTTAAAAGGTTACGATGCTAAGAGCCGCCGAATGGCGGCTTTTAAGCTTTATATGTACAGCAAGAGTATAGCAGATAGCGTGTAACGTTCAGACTTCGATATGGTGAGAATGTATGCTATAATTTTATAGTCTAATCCAATCATATGATGGATGAACAGATCAATTATTGAACTATACTCGCTAAGAGGTGTAATACCAATGAAAAAGGAAATGACCACAATCAAACAAACCAGGCTCAATTCCATTTTGGACGAGGCCACCAAATTATTGATTGAAAAACCGAATGCATCCATGAATGAAATTGCCGAATCTGCAAAAATCGGGATCGCTACCTTACATCGATATGTGGAAAGCCGCGAACAGCTCATGGTTCATCTGGGGTTACGGGCAATCGAGGTGGTCAGTGAGACCATGCAACAAATTCAACTGGATGAAGAGCACTGTGAAAAGTACATACCTGAGCTGATCGAGGCGCTGATTCCATTAGGCGACAAAATATATTTCCTGGCTCATGACACCACCATTAACTATAATCCAGAGATTGAGGGAGCAGATCTGAAGCTGAGAGAACCGGTACTGCATGCGGTCGGTCTGTTACAGCAGAAAGGTTATTTCCGCTCCGATCTTGATAAAACCTGGATTGTCGATGTGCTGTATTCCATCATGTTCCTGACGTGGCAGCAGGTTGTAAGTGGTCATATCGCGAGAAAAGCAGCTCCAGCGCTTGTAGTAGACACGTTTTATCATGGTTTTAAGCAGCACTAGGTCAGCGCCAATAGAAGGAAAAACATTAGATTTTAATAGTGAAAACACGCTCAAAACAGTCAATCGTATCGTTAGATATGCAGACTCCTTTGAGGGTGTTTTTTTGCGTTTGCAACAGCTTTTCCCAGTGTACAGACATCATGGACTTGATTTTTACTAATATTCAAATATTAACAGGGTTCAGAATTTAAGATTTCAAGTTTACAAAAAATGATATAAATTTCTAGTAGATTCAAATCATTACCAAATAAAGACAAAATATTCAGACGAGGGGGACAGACAGAACGACCTGCAATTATCCAGTTCAGAATCAGCTCAAGTACTCATTCCATCAACCCAAATCAGGAGGGATTCCATGCTTTACACCATTATTGTGCCAGTCAACCAGGACTATAACATTTTGAACCTGTTCACAGATTCGTTGCTTCGGACGGTAAGCCCATCCACTCAGATTATTTTTATCAACGACGGTTCCGGCTCAGCAGTCTTTCAACATCTGGATAAACTGAAGCAAGAAGTAAAAGAAGGTGTGACCATCGAGATTCTTCAGCATGATTTTCCACTCGGTTGCGCCGTGTCGATTAATAGCGCACTGAGCCTTGCCAAGGGAGAGTACATTTTCTTCCTGGATTCTGACACGATTCTAGAGCCGAACTGGCAACCGATGATGAAAGAGACACTGGACAGCGATATTACAATCGGCATGATTGGAGGCGTTCTGCTGTATCCGCAAACCGGAGGTGTACAGCACTGCGGCATTGCTTTTGCAGACACCATCGGTCGACACCTGTTCCTGAACGCATCCCCTGATGATATCCCAAAAGAAACCTTCTCTGTTCAACTAGTGGTGTTTGCCATGTTCGGCATGAAGCGGGAGGTCTACGAGACCATCGGCAACCTCGATGAGAAATTCTTTAACGGGTACGAGGACTTTGATTATCAGATGCGGGCACGAGCTGCCGGATACGATACAGTCATTAATCCGAATATTCAAGCCTATCACTGGGAACGCAGCAGCGGCATTCACCGGAACTTCAACCGCAAGAACAATCTGGCACGCTTCTGGAAAAAGTGGGGCGGTCAAATCGAGGCTGATGTGTGGCCTTTCGTTTTCAGTCATCTGAAAGCGCAGCTAGAGAGTCAAGCTGAATACCAGCATCTGCCGATTGTAGGCATTGACCTTGCCGAGGTTCGCAGTGATGCGGATACATTCTGGACCAAGTTGGAGGAAGCTGACTTTGCCAATGTAACCGAGGTGCGTGACTATTCCAATCGCTTCAATTCCAACGGGGCCATCTGGCTGCCACAGGTACTGGGTAAGGAACTGATTCATAGTGAGAATCGGTTACTGTTCTTGGTGGACAATTTCGCCCGTTTATTAGAGAACCGCTACTGGATAGAGATGAGACATGCTCATCGAGCCAAGGATCTGATCATTGATCTGTATGGCAATGTAATTACGATGGATCGCATCTACGATGGATGCTGGCCTGGAACCAAAGTACGGTAATCTACGCACAACGAAAATAAACAGGGAGGTACTTAAGGTGAAAGAAAAAGAGAGCACGCTCGATCGTGCCGTAAGATTTACCCGTAATCTGGAGTGGTTGGAGCAAGTCGAAAAGGTAATTCCGAGCGGATGCAGCACTTTAGCCAAAGCACCTGAACGTTTATTTCCGGGGCATACACCCGTATGCTGTGCAG of Paenibacillus sp. FSL R5-0517 contains these proteins:
- a CDS encoding pentapeptide repeat-containing protein gives rise to the protein MYQYKDQEYEAVHFEGRDLRYGELISCVFKQCTFMNASMEEIETSNCRFIECDFKGASMNGSIHTESAFENCLFGGANLFASKFSSCKMTGSDFSGAQMDGITLSHGDWSYTNLRHTRLGKQDLRGIRFFEADFTDTDFTKADLRDCDLTRAVLSRAKLQGADLRGANLEGIDLKSLDIKGVRLDREQAVLFVRSYGAKVD
- a CDS encoding GNAT family N-acetyltransferase, whose amino-acid sequence is MNKISIIKASPQSLVGGQLNQMALEYMAYSLAGTKDTSIIEKTFNKLWRSKRNRFSHEYAYEAKMQNKTLGMIMCYPTTLMNKLALPTFTKLFELRNWSLIKYNLQHWKEFYSMVTLKEAKNDEYHIGTLATLPESRGLGVGTQLIQFAEEQAVIQGFSKSSLTVKRENLLAIKLYERLGYQRVGEINKPSLSLYRMSKILV
- a CDS encoding helix-turn-helix domain-containing protein, producing the protein MKKEMTTIKQTRLNSILDEATKLLIEKPNASMNEIAESAKIGIATLHRYVESREQLMVHLGLRAIEVVSETMQQIQLDEEHCEKYIPELIEALIPLGDKIYFLAHDTTINYNPEIEGADLKLREPVLHAVGLLQQKGYFRSDLDKTWIVDVLYSIMFLTWQQVVSGHIARKAAPALVVDTFYHGFKQH
- a CDS encoding Lsa family ABC-F type ribosomal protection protein; the encoded protein is MSLINVTNLTFAYDGSYDNIFENVSFQLDSDWKLGFTGRNGRGKTTFLNLLLGKYEYSGHISANVSFEYFPFQVENKEAMTIDVIGEIHPEYLHWQVVREFNLLKVSEDVLYRPFDTLSNGEQTKVMLAALFLKDNRFLLIDEPTNHLDLHARQIVGDYLRSKSGFILVSHDRSFLDQSVDHILSINKSNIEIQKGNFSAWWENKRRQDQFELASNEKLKKDIKRLSDSAKRTGGWSHEVEKTKNGTRNSGSKVDKGYIGHKAAKMMKRSKNIEQRQQSAIQEKSKLLKNIESAESLQIHQLDFHKNELVELEHVSISYGANTVCKDVSMTVEKGDRIALYGKNGSGKSSILKLICGEDIAYTGLLRKDHQLKISYVSQDTSDLEGQLAEYAAIQGIDESLFKSILRKLDFSRLQLDKDISTFSAGQKKKVLIAKSLSERAHLHIWDEPLNFVDVISRMQIEDLLLEYTPTLLFVEHDREFCTNIATKIIEL
- a CDS encoding GNAT family N-acetyltransferase; the encoded protein is MKLIKTYDVELSEEWSTLLQELLVASFPEVYPKDRLFFKQIPQSRVLAFTPDNQLVGQVGLDYRMMNLNGTPIRVMGIIDLCVSPAARAQGIASLLISEVERMAKERVDFVLLFADHEELYRKNGFKTVSNTCTWLKINHETLTTVGVGTQKVEGLMIKEVGSRLWEEGELDFLGYLY
- a CDS encoding glycosyltransferase, with protein sequence MLYTIIVPVNQDYNILNLFTDSLLRTVSPSTQIIFINDGSGSAVFQHLDKLKQEVKEGVTIEILQHDFPLGCAVSINSALSLAKGEYIFFLDSDTILEPNWQPMMKETLDSDITIGMIGGVLLYPQTGGVQHCGIAFADTIGRHLFLNASPDDIPKETFSVQLVVFAMFGMKREVYETIGNLDEKFFNGYEDFDYQMRARAAGYDTVINPNIQAYHWERSSGIHRNFNRKNNLARFWKKWGGQIEADVWPFVFSHLKAQLESQAEYQHLPIVGIDLAEVRSDADTFWTKLEEADFANVTEVRDYSNRFNSNGAIWLPQVLGKELIHSENRLLFLVDNFARLLENRYWIEMRHAHRAKDLIIDLYGNVITMDRIYDGCWPGTKVR